One Megasphaera elsdenii DSM 20460 genomic window carries:
- a CDS encoding type I 3-dehydroquinate dehydratase: protein MSIHFESDHPFIAVPLECETIEDLQDRIDEILKKPYDMIAFDAGLFNGTINLSQLWNALLFIARDAEQPSVLFSCDKSKLPEMYQTDNDYATILRFAIRSALIDAVKIEGSLDEDDIDDIAGQAVDLGSVPIIVIRADQGAKADELVQKMESRWDLEAKTFELAVPVQTQEDIQALEDAAKAFHEAHHDATVIPHPIGKIAKEAMLRGDTFGAPLLYTTDGEETETLPTSTAIHKLLHPEE, encoded by the coding sequence ATGAGTATTCATTTTGAATCGGATCATCCTTTTATCGCCGTTCCTTTGGAATGTGAAACCATTGAGGATTTGCAGGACCGGATCGACGAAATTTTGAAGAAACCTTATGACATGATTGCTTTTGATGCCGGCCTCTTCAACGGCACCATCAATTTGTCCCAGCTCTGGAACGCCTTGTTATTCATCGCCCGTGACGCAGAACAGCCGTCGGTACTCTTTTCCTGCGATAAGAGCAAGCTGCCGGAAATGTATCAGACCGACAACGATTATGCCACGATTCTGCGCTTTGCCATCCGCTCGGCCCTCATCGACGCGGTCAAAATCGAAGGCAGCCTCGACGAAGATGATATCGACGATATCGCCGGCCAGGCCGTCGACCTGGGCAGTGTCCCCATCATCGTCATCCGTGCTGACCAAGGCGCAAAGGCCGATGAATTAGTCCAGAAGATGGAAAGCCGCTGGGATTTGGAAGCCAAGACCTTTGAACTGGCCGTCCCCGTCCAGACTCAGGAAGACATCCAGGCCCTGGAAGATGCAGCCAAAGCCTTCCACGAAGCCCATCATGACGCAACGGTCATCCCCCATCCTATCGGCAAAATTGCCAAGGAAGCCATGCTTCGCGGCGACACCTTCGGCGCGCCCCTGCTCTACACGACAGACGGCGAAGAAACAGAAACGTTGCCGACCAGTACAGCTATCCACAAACTGCTCCATCCGGAAGAATGA
- the gatB gene encoding Asp-tRNA(Asn)/Glu-tRNA(Gln) amidotransferase subunit GatB gives MKYESVIGLEVHVELKTKTKIFCGCSTEFGAEPNTHVCPVCLGLPGVLPVLNKEVLHYAVKAGLALHCDILPFSKFDRKNYYYPDLPKNFQTSQFDLPICKGGYIDIDVDGKQRRIHLTRIHMEEDAGKLVHSGGSIANSDSTSVDYNRTGVPLLEIVGEPELRSGAEARAYLEKLRSIMQYLGVSDCRLEEGSMRCDANISVRPVGSDKLGTKTEIKNINSFSAVQKGIEYEAVRQAQILDEGGTIQQATRGWDEAKGITILQRVKEGDSDYRYFPEPDLIPIEVSPEYIEQVRQELPEMPDARCQRFQDELGLSEYDANLLTLEKQTADYFEAVVKEGVDAKEAANWMLGEFAKKLNEENVDITASPVKPADLAGLLKLIAKGTISGKIAKKVLPEMWESGKSADVVVKEQGLVQITDTGALEDMVKKVIAANPQSVADYKAGKKKAIGFLVGQIMKETKGRANPGVVNQLLTKNLQ, from the coding sequence ATGAAATATGAATCCGTTATCGGCTTGGAAGTCCATGTCGAATTAAAAACGAAAACGAAGATTTTCTGCGGCTGCAGCACAGAATTCGGTGCCGAACCGAATACCCACGTCTGCCCGGTCTGCTTAGGCCTGCCCGGCGTCCTGCCCGTACTCAATAAAGAAGTTCTACATTATGCCGTCAAAGCCGGCCTGGCCCTGCATTGCGACATTCTGCCGTTCAGCAAATTCGACCGCAAGAACTACTACTATCCGGATTTGCCGAAGAACTTCCAGACGTCCCAGTTCGACCTGCCGATCTGCAAAGGCGGTTACATCGACATCGACGTCGACGGCAAACAGCGCCGCATCCATCTGACCCGTATCCACATGGAAGAAGACGCAGGCAAGCTCGTCCACAGCGGCGGCAGCATCGCTAACTCCGACTCGACCAGCGTCGACTATAACCGGACGGGTGTACCGCTCCTGGAAATCGTCGGCGAACCGGAACTGCGCAGCGGTGCCGAAGCCAGAGCCTATCTGGAAAAACTGCGCTCCATCATGCAGTATCTCGGCGTTTCCGACTGCCGTCTGGAAGAAGGCAGTATGCGCTGCGACGCCAACATTTCTGTCCGTCCCGTCGGTTCGGACAAATTGGGGACCAAGACGGAAATCAAGAACATCAACTCCTTCAGTGCCGTCCAGAAGGGCATTGAATACGAAGCCGTCCGCCAGGCACAGATCCTCGACGAAGGCGGCACCATCCAGCAGGCTACGCGCGGCTGGGATGAAGCCAAGGGCATTACCATCCTCCAGCGTGTCAAGGAAGGGGACAGCGACTACCGTTACTTCCCGGAACCGGACCTCATTCCTATCGAAGTTTCGCCGGAATACATCGAACAGGTCCGTCAGGAACTGCCGGAAATGCCCGATGCCCGCTGCCAGCGCTTCCAGGATGAACTGGGCTTGTCCGAATACGATGCCAACTTGCTGACCCTGGAAAAACAGACGGCTGATTACTTCGAAGCTGTCGTCAAAGAAGGCGTCGACGCCAAAGAAGCGGCCAACTGGATGCTCGGCGAATTTGCCAAGAAATTGAACGAAGAAAACGTCGACATCACGGCTTCGCCAGTCAAACCGGCTGACCTGGCTGGTCTCTTGAAGCTCATCGCCAAAGGGACTATCTCCGGCAAGATTGCCAAGAAAGTCCTGCCGGAAATGTGGGAATCCGGCAAATCGGCTGATGTCGTCGTCAAAGAACAGGGCCTGGTCCAGATTACTGATACAGGGGCCCTGGAAGACATGGTCAAGAAAGTCATCGCCGCCAACCCGCAGTCCGTGGCTGACTATAAGGCAGGCAAGAAGAAAGCCATCGGCTTCCTCGTCGGCCAGATCATGAAAGAAACCAAAGGCCGGGCCAACCCGGGCGTCGTCAACCAGCTGTTGACTAAGAATTTGCAGTAA
- the gatA gene encoding Asp-tRNA(Asn)/Glu-tRNA(Gln) amidotransferase subunit GatA, with protein sequence MLTIHELHEKLVNGDVSAVELTKAFLAHKDTVEPKVQAFLSDNREYALEAAAAVDAKIAAGETISDLAGVPGAIKDNICIKGQKATCASKMLENFKSPYNATVIDKLMAADYVSLGKTNMDEFAMGSSTENSAFQLTHNPWNLDCVPGGSSGGSAAAVASGETVWALGSDTGGSVRQPASYCGVVGLKPTYGLISRYGLIAFASSLDQIGTFTNDVEDCAIVLNAVAGHDAKDSTSIPQAEKDYKQALVNDVKGMKIGVPEEFFGEGLDATCRKALEDAIETYKELGAEIVPVSMPHMKYGIAAYYIIAPAEASSNLARYDGVGFGMRVDGKDIVDMYIKTRTEGFGDEVKRRILLGTYVLSSGYYDAYYLRAMKVRTLIKQDYDEALKKCDVLLTPTAPDTAFKIGQNSDNPLAMYLGDVCTVTLNLAGLPGLSIPCGYKDGLPIGMQLIGKALDEATLLRVAYTFEQNRTDLRKPSPMGEVEL encoded by the coding sequence ATGTTAACAATCCATGAACTGCATGAAAAACTGGTCAACGGCGACGTATCGGCTGTCGAATTGACCAAGGCTTTTCTTGCACATAAAGATACAGTAGAACCGAAAGTACAGGCATTCTTGTCGGATAACCGCGAATATGCCCTGGAAGCGGCTGCCGCTGTCGATGCTAAAATCGCAGCTGGCGAAACAATCAGTGACCTTGCCGGTGTCCCCGGTGCCATTAAGGATAACATCTGCATCAAAGGCCAGAAGGCTACGTGTGCTTCGAAGATGTTGGAAAATTTCAAATCGCCGTACAATGCGACGGTCATCGACAAATTGATGGCAGCTGATTACGTCAGCCTGGGCAAGACCAACATGGACGAATTTGCCATGGGCAGCTCGACGGAAAACTCGGCTTTCCAGCTGACTCACAATCCGTGGAACCTCGATTGCGTCCCCGGCGGTTCTTCCGGCGGTTCGGCGGCTGCTGTCGCTTCGGGTGAAACGGTCTGGGCCCTCGGCTCGGATACTGGCGGATCCGTCCGCCAGCCGGCTTCCTACTGCGGTGTCGTCGGCCTCAAACCGACATACGGCCTCATTTCCCGTTACGGCCTCATCGCCTTCGCTTCGTCCCTGGACCAGATCGGTACTTTCACGAATGACGTCGAAGACTGCGCCATCGTCCTCAATGCCGTTGCCGGTCATGACGCCAAGGACTCGACGTCCATTCCCCAGGCCGAAAAAGACTACAAACAGGCTTTGGTCAATGACGTCAAGGGCATGAAAATCGGCGTCCCCGAAGAATTCTTCGGCGAAGGCCTCGACGCTACCTGCCGCAAGGCTTTGGAAGACGCTATCGAAACGTATAAGGAACTCGGTGCCGAAATCGTACCGGTCAGCATGCCGCACATGAAATACGGTATCGCTGCGTACTATATCATCGCGCCGGCCGAAGCCAGCTCCAACCTGGCCCGTTACGACGGCGTCGGTTTTGGTATGCGCGTCGACGGCAAGGATATCGTCGACATGTACATCAAGACCCGTACTGAAGGCTTTGGCGACGAAGTCAAACGCCGTATCCTCCTCGGGACCTACGTCCTCAGCTCGGGCTATTACGATGCCTATTATCTGCGGGCTATGAAAGTCCGTACCCTGATCAAACAGGACTACGACGAAGCTTTGAAGAAATGCGACGTCCTGCTCACGCCGACGGCGCCGGACACAGCCTTCAAGATTGGTCAGAACAGCGACAATCCGCTGGCTATGTACCTCGGCGACGTCTGCACGGTTACGTTGAACCTGGCTGGCCTGCCGGGCCTCAGCATTCCCTGCGGCTACAAAGACGGCCTGCCCATCGGCATGCAGCTCATCGGCAAGGCCCTGGACGAAGCCACACTGCTTCGCGTGGCCTATACGTTTGAACAGAATCGGACGGACCTTCGCAAGCCGTCGCCCATGGGGGAGGTTGAACTTTAA
- the gatC gene encoding Asp-tRNA(Asn)/Glu-tRNA(Gln) amidotransferase subunit GatC — MKISAEEIKKIALLSRLEVKEDQMETVGKQLNDILSYMDLLSQVDVTDVKPTAHAVSMSNVMRDDVPQPSLANEKALQNAPEQADGYFKVPKVIQD; from the coding sequence ATGAAAATCAGTGCCGAAGAAATAAAGAAGATCGCACTGTTGTCCCGCCTGGAAGTCAAGGAAGACCAGATGGAAACGGTCGGGAAACAGCTGAACGACATTTTATCGTACATGGATCTCTTGAGCCAGGTCGATGTGACCGATGTCAAACCGACGGCCCATGCCGTATCTATGTCCAACGTCATGCGCGACGACGTTCCCCAGCCGTCGCTGGCCAATGAAAAAGCGCTTCAGAATGCGCCGGAACAGGCTGATGGCTATTTCAAAGTTCCGAAAGTCATCCAGGATTAA
- a CDS encoding precorrin-8X methylmutase: protein MKIEHILPADIERRSMEIIEDELGDIILPPDEKDIIKRVVHTSADFDYVRNLRFSPGAVEQALTALKSGCTIVTDTNMACMGISQPGLEKLGCRKVCFMADADVAAVAKAQGTTRAQASMDKAAALEGAVIVAVGNAPTALLRLRELIDAGKMKPALIIGVPVGFVNVVYAKETIMEAGVPYIVAKGRKGGSTIAAAICNALIYRLTRG, encoded by the coding sequence ATGAAAATTGAACATATTTTGCCGGCCGATATCGAACGGCGCAGCATGGAAATCATTGAAGACGAATTAGGCGACATCATCCTGCCGCCGGACGAAAAAGACATCATCAAGCGCGTCGTCCACACCAGCGCCGACTTCGACTATGTCCGCAACCTGCGCTTCAGCCCAGGCGCCGTCGAACAGGCCCTGACCGCCTTGAAATCGGGCTGTACTATCGTGACCGATACCAATATGGCCTGCATGGGTATCAGCCAGCCAGGCCTTGAGAAACTGGGCTGCCGTAAAGTCTGCTTCATGGCCGATGCAGATGTCGCGGCGGTGGCCAAAGCCCAGGGGACGACGCGGGCCCAGGCTTCCATGGATAAAGCCGCGGCCCTGGAAGGGGCGGTCATCGTCGCCGTCGGCAATGCGCCGACAGCCCTCTTGCGCCTGCGGGAACTCATCGACGCTGGCAAGATGAAACCGGCCCTGATCATCGGCGTCCCCGTCGGTTTCGTCAACGTCGTCTATGCCAAAGAAACCATTATGGAAGCCGGCGTCCCGTATATCGTCGCCAAAGGACGGAAAGGGGGCAGCACCATCGCCGCCGCCATCTGTAATGCTCTCATCTATCGCTTGACGAGAGGGTAG
- a CDS encoding cobyrinate a,c-diamide synthase, with amino-acid sequence MPSSISPTPLPRLLLAAPRSGSGKTTVVCALLQALKDRGLSPAAFKSGPDYIDPMFHRRVLDTPSYNLDLFLFGRHEQGAAAAREVLMNHGAAADISILEGAMGYYDGVGTGREASAYELAVATDTPVVLVVDGRGAGLSLAAVLQGLAAFRPDSHVAGFIVNRIKPMVYEHFKSSWEAASGLKAFGCFPDMPDCTFSSRHLGLVTAGEIADLQETMRKLALQAEKSLDMDGLLACARQAAPLSRVSPIPAPPAAGQAIIAVAQDEAFCFYYEDSLQVLREAGADLTFFSPLHDRELPPCDGIYLGGGYPELYAQALSQNESMRASLRRALAAHVPCFAECGGFMYLHESFRDSQDHSWPWVGAVPGETFMTPSLKRFGYVTLQAEKDNLFCQAGDTVTAHEFHYSDSTDRGSDFTAYKAGSQRHWPCIIADDHFVGGYPHIHFLGKRDWAARFVAACIHRKEGSHEN; translated from the coding sequence ATGCCCTCATCCATATCACCTACGCCGCTTCCGCGGCTGCTCTTGGCAGCTCCGCGCAGCGGCAGCGGCAAGACGACCGTAGTCTGTGCCTTGCTGCAGGCCCTCAAGGACCGCGGCTTGTCGCCGGCGGCTTTTAAGAGCGGCCCCGATTATATCGACCCCATGTTCCATCGCCGGGTCCTGGATACGCCGTCATATAATCTGGACCTCTTTCTCTTCGGCCGCCATGAACAGGGCGCGGCAGCTGCCCGGGAGGTGCTGATGAACCATGGCGCGGCTGCGGATATTTCCATCCTGGAAGGGGCCATGGGATATTATGACGGCGTCGGCACGGGCCGTGAAGCCAGTGCCTATGAATTGGCTGTGGCGACGGATACACCGGTCGTCCTCGTCGTTGACGGCCGCGGTGCGGGATTGTCTTTAGCCGCCGTCTTGCAGGGTCTGGCTGCATTTCGTCCTGACAGCCATGTTGCAGGTTTCATCGTCAACCGCATCAAGCCCATGGTGTACGAACATTTCAAATCGTCCTGGGAAGCCGCATCGGGCCTGAAGGCTTTTGGCTGTTTCCCGGACATGCCGGACTGCACCTTTTCCAGCCGCCATCTGGGCCTGGTCACGGCCGGGGAAATTGCCGACCTCCAGGAAACCATGAGAAAACTGGCTCTCCAGGCAGAAAAGAGCCTCGACATGGACGGCCTTTTGGCCTGTGCCCGTCAGGCCGCTCCTTTGTCAAGAGTCAGCCCCATTCCGGCGCCACCGGCAGCAGGGCAAGCCATCATCGCCGTAGCCCAGGACGAAGCCTTCTGCTTTTATTATGAAGACAGCCTCCAGGTCCTGCGGGAGGCGGGAGCAGACCTCACCTTTTTCAGCCCCCTCCACGACAGGGAACTGCCGCCTTGCGACGGCATCTATCTCGGCGGCGGCTATCCCGAACTCTACGCCCAGGCTTTGAGCCAGAACGAATCGATGCGGGCGTCCCTGCGCCGGGCCCTGGCCGCACACGTGCCGTGCTTCGCCGAATGTGGGGGCTTCATGTACCTCCATGAAAGCTTTCGCGACAGTCAGGACCACAGCTGGCCCTGGGTCGGCGCCGTTCCTGGCGAGACCTTCATGACGCCGTCCTTGAAGCGCTTCGGCTACGTCACTCTCCAGGCCGAAAAGGACAATCTCTTCTGCCAGGCCGGAGATACCGTAACGGCCCACGAGTTCCATTATTCGGACAGCACGGACAGGGGCAGCGACTTTACGGCCTATAAGGCCGGGAGCCAGCGCCATTGGCCCTGCATCATCGCTGACGACCACTTTGTCGGCGGCTATCCCCATATCCATTTCCTGGGGAAACGGGACTGGGCCGCCCGTTTCGTCGCAGCCTGCATCCATCGAAAGGAAGGATCCCATGAAAATTGA
- a CDS encoding bifunctional cobalt-precorrin-7 (C(5))-methyltransferase/cobalt-precorrin-6B (C(15))-methyltransferase, translated as MHIYIIGTGPGNPDLLTGQAKAAIAASPILVGDKRMLAPFASSGKRLVPTYRRDEICRLAASLSADEGPVAVLVSGDVGFFSLAALLTDIPGCTVTRLAGISSLVYFAAALQTTWNDAFVVSRHGRQESLVAAVCQHRKVFVLTGGSDSPAALCRELCQAGLDAVSVAIGCDLSYDNETILRGTAADFTSRSEDALAVMMIENEQARPWVRPVHGLPDEAFLRGKAPMTKQEIRSVSLSKLAPSADAVVCDIGAGTGSCTVELALQAPFGHVYAFEINEEALDVLRENIGHFDLSNVTVVAGDASQTLPSLDIVPDYAFIGGTKGNLAIILDDLYRKNKTCRMVVTAITLETLAAVTAYYAAHDEYHLDITQVSTARSKQAGQHHLMIAQNPVYIITAVRQDAEKA; from the coding sequence ATGCACATCTATATTATCGGTACCGGTCCTGGCAATCCGGACTTGTTGACGGGGCAGGCGAAAGCAGCTATTGCGGCATCGCCCATCCTGGTCGGTGACAAGCGGATGCTGGCGCCTTTTGCTTCTTCCGGGAAGCGCCTGGTCCCGACATACCGGCGCGACGAGATTTGCCGGCTCGCCGCCTCGCTATCTGCTGACGAAGGCCCCGTGGCCGTCCTGGTATCGGGAGATGTCGGCTTTTTCAGTCTCGCCGCCCTGCTTACGGATATTCCCGGCTGCACGGTGACCCGTCTGGCCGGCATCAGCAGTCTCGTCTATTTTGCCGCGGCCTTGCAGACGACATGGAACGACGCTTTCGTCGTCAGCCGCCACGGCCGCCAGGAATCCCTCGTCGCCGCCGTCTGCCAGCACCGGAAAGTCTTCGTCCTGACGGGTGGATCCGATTCACCGGCGGCCTTGTGCCGGGAACTCTGTCAGGCCGGCCTGGATGCGGTATCCGTGGCCATTGGCTGCGATTTGTCTTATGACAATGAAACCATCTTACGCGGGACAGCTGCCGATTTTACCAGCCGCTCTGAGGATGCCCTGGCTGTCATGATGATTGAAAACGAACAGGCCCGGCCCTGGGTGCGTCCCGTCCATGGACTGCCGGACGAAGCCTTCCTGCGCGGCAAAGCGCCTATGACCAAGCAGGAAATCCGCAGCGTCTCCCTGTCCAAGCTGGCGCCATCAGCGGACGCCGTCGTCTGTGACATCGGCGCCGGCACCGGTTCCTGTACGGTCGAACTGGCCTTGCAGGCGCCGTTTGGACATGTCTATGCCTTTGAGATCAATGAAGAAGCCCTGGACGTATTACGAGAAAACATTGGCCATTTCGACCTGTCCAACGTCACCGTTGTCGCCGGCGATGCCAGCCAGACCTTGCCATCGCTGGATATCGTACCGGACTATGCCTTTATTGGCGGGACGAAGGGCAATCTGGCCATCATCCTCGATGACCTGTACCGCAAAAACAAAACCTGCCGCATGGTCGTCACGGCCATTACCTTGGAAACCCTGGCCGCCGTCACGGCCTATTATGCTGCCCATGACGAATACCACCTGGATATCACCCAGGTCAGCACGGCCCGCAGTAAACAAGCCGGCCAGCACCACCTCATGATAGCCCAGAACCCGGTATATATCATTACCGCTGTCCGTCAGGACGCAGAGAAGGCCTAG
- the cobK gene encoding precorrin-6A reductase codes for MRSPVWIAGGTTEGRKLAHYADRYHIRAYVSVATEYGASLVPDSPFVTVVTGRMDEGEMESFLREQAIAQVVDATHPYATAVTANIRQACRAVGVPYRRIQRRSGSYAEQADCIAVHSVDEAVEVLSHTTGPVFLTTGSKDLDSFAQLPDYAQRLYARILPVRPSLDRALDLGYLPAHIICMQGPFTTELNAAMFRQTGARYVVTKNSGRTGGFQEKLEAARQTGAKVIVIERGE; via the coding sequence ATGAGGAGTCCTGTCTGGATTGCCGGCGGTACGACAGAAGGGCGGAAATTGGCCCATTATGCCGACCGCTATCATATCCGGGCCTATGTGTCCGTGGCGACGGAATACGGCGCTTCCCTGGTGCCGGACAGTCCCTTCGTGACTGTCGTGACCGGTCGCATGGACGAAGGAGAGATGGAAAGCTTTCTTCGGGAACAAGCCATTGCCCAGGTCGTCGACGCGACCCATCCCTATGCGACGGCTGTGACCGCCAATATCCGTCAGGCCTGCCGGGCCGTCGGCGTCCCGTACCGCCGCATACAACGGCGAAGCGGCAGCTATGCCGAACAGGCCGATTGCATCGCCGTCCATTCCGTCGACGAAGCCGTCGAGGTCCTGAGCCATACGACGGGCCCTGTCTTTTTGACGACAGGCAGCAAGGATTTGGACTCCTTTGCCCAGCTTCCCGACTACGCCCAGCGCCTCTATGCCCGCATCCTGCCCGTCCGGCCTTCGCTGGACCGGGCCCTGGACCTGGGCTATCTGCCAGCCCATATCATCTGTATGCAGGGACCGTTCACGACAGAACTCAATGCGGCCATGTTCCGCCAGACCGGCGCCCGCTACGTCGTCACCAAGAACTCCGGCCGCACTGGCGGTTTCCAAGAGAAATTAGAGGCCGCCCGGCAGACAGGCGCCAAGGTCATCGTCATCGAACGGGGAGAGTAA
- the cobJ gene encoding precorrin-3B C(17)-methyltransferase translates to MKHRIYVVGIGPGSLQGMTLQAREILDGCDCIVGYDTYINLIRHYFPGKEFVTTGMTKEVERCRMVRDRALQGQTVAIVSSGDAGIYGMAGIMHEVAAGEDIDIEVIPGVTAASAGAALLGAPLVADTCLISLSDLLTPWEKIANRLDCAAAGDFVICLYNPASKKRADYLEKACDIILRHQPADTPAGIVRNIGREGQEVTVLTLGELRKMHLDMFCTVFIGNSQTKNIGGKLVTPRGYHL, encoded by the coding sequence ATGAAACATCGCATTTATGTCGTCGGCATCGGGCCGGGGTCCTTGCAGGGCATGACTTTGCAGGCCCGGGAAATACTCGATGGCTGCGACTGTATTGTCGGTTATGATACATATATCAATTTGATTCGCCATTACTTCCCGGGTAAAGAATTCGTCACGACAGGCATGACTAAGGAAGTCGAACGCTGCCGGATGGTACGGGACCGGGCCCTGCAAGGCCAGACCGTGGCCATCGTGTCCAGCGGCGATGCCGGGATTTACGGCATGGCCGGTATCATGCACGAAGTCGCTGCCGGCGAGGATATCGACATCGAAGTCATTCCCGGCGTGACCGCTGCCAGTGCCGGTGCGGCCCTGCTCGGCGCGCCCTTAGTCGCCGATACGTGCCTTATTTCCCTCAGCGACTTGCTGACGCCGTGGGAAAAAATCGCCAATCGCCTCGACTGTGCCGCTGCTGGTGATTTCGTCATCTGCCTGTACAACCCGGCCAGCAAGAAGCGGGCCGATTATCTGGAAAAGGCCTGCGACATCATCTTGCGCCATCAGCCGGCCGATACGCCAGCCGGCATCGTCCGCAACATCGGCCGCGAAGGCCAGGAAGTCACTGTCCTGACCTTGGGCGAACTGCGTAAGATGCACCTGGACATGTTCTGTACCGTCTTCATTGGCAACAGCCAGACCAAGAATATCGGTGGCAAACTGGTCACGCCGCGGGGTTATCATTTATGA
- a CDS encoding cobalt-precorrin 5A hydrolase has protein sequence MKAVVFSFTQAGTALGCRVVAHLRGEGWDVRQASLKKFAVVQEGVLPFTPNLHDEAARAFEAARLVVFIGAAGIAVRTIAPFIRHKDLDPAVLVIDEKGQFVIPLLSGHIGGANAIARRLAEELQGQAVVTTATDVNALFAVDEWAARQGLRLSSLADAKAFAAAMLEKGAAGVYSDFPLQGPLPQGLVYAFHGDAGLVITTKAQVPVFRTTVVARPVIVHVGIGCRKGTTARDIAYWVNAVLQRANLSPDAIADVSSIDVKRGEAGLLAFAKAQQWPLHFFTADELNAVPGDFTASDFVKERVGTDNVCERAAVLASHQGTLIVTKQSRRGITVAVACERYQARFDY, from the coding sequence ATGAAAGCCGTCGTCTTTTCCTTTACCCAGGCCGGGACGGCCTTAGGCTGCCGCGTCGTTGCCCATCTCCGGGGAGAAGGCTGGGACGTCCGTCAGGCATCATTGAAGAAATTCGCCGTCGTCCAGGAAGGAGTCCTGCCGTTTACGCCCAATCTCCACGACGAAGCGGCCCGGGCTTTTGAAGCGGCGCGGCTCGTCGTCTTCATCGGCGCGGCGGGCATCGCCGTCCGAACCATTGCCCCTTTTATCCGCCATAAAGACCTGGACCCGGCCGTCCTGGTCATCGACGAAAAAGGGCAGTTCGTCATTCCCCTTTTGTCCGGCCATATCGGCGGAGCCAATGCCATTGCCCGCCGTCTGGCAGAAGAACTGCAGGGCCAGGCTGTCGTGACGACGGCGACCGATGTCAACGCCTTGTTCGCCGTCGATGAATGGGCTGCCCGCCAGGGCCTGCGCCTGTCTTCCCTGGCCGACGCCAAGGCTTTCGCTGCAGCTATGCTGGAGAAGGGCGCTGCCGGTGTCTACAGTGACTTTCCCCTGCAAGGGCCGCTGCCGCAGGGCCTGGTCTATGCCTTCCACGGCGATGCCGGTCTGGTGATCACGACCAAAGCCCAGGTACCCGTTTTCCGCACAACCGTCGTTGCCCGGCCGGTCATCGTCCACGTCGGTATCGGCTGCCGCAAGGGGACGACGGCCAGGGATATCGCCTATTGGGTCAATGCCGTTCTGCAGCGGGCCAACTTATCGCCCGACGCCATTGCTGACGTCAGCTCCATCGACGTGAAACGAGGTGAAGCCGGTCTCCTGGCCTTTGCCAAAGCCCAGCAGTGGCCGCTGCACTTCTTTACGGCCGATGAACTCAATGCCGTTCCAGGTGACTTTACGGCATCGGATTTCGTCAAAGAAAGGGTCGGCACGGATAACGTCTGCGAACGGGCGGCTGTCCTGGCCAGCCATCAGGGGACACTCATCGTCACCAAACAGAGTCGCCGCGGCATCACCGTAGCCGTAGCCTGTGAACGCTACCAGGCCCGGTTCGATTATTGA
- the cobM gene encoding precorrin-4 C(11)-methyltransferase, whose product MIHFVGAGPGAVDLITVRGQKLLETADQIIYAGSLVNPQLLACAKKDCRILDSAGMTLEAVIAAMEEGEGQGWMTVRLHTGDPSVYGAIREQMDILSQKGLAYDVVPGVSSFCAAAASLQAEYTLPGISQSVIITRMEGRTPVPDKQKIADYAAHQATMVIFLSASLLDGLQAELLRGGYPADTPAAIVYKASWPEERTYTCTVGTLAETAQREGISKTALIVVGQVLGQAYDRSLLYHPAFTHGCRQAAPDEQQYGDHIQGETES is encoded by the coding sequence ATGATACATTTTGTCGGCGCCGGTCCCGGTGCTGTCGACCTCATTACCGTCCGCGGCCAGAAACTGCTGGAAACAGCGGATCAGATCATTTACGCTGGCTCTTTGGTCAACCCGCAGCTGCTGGCCTGTGCGAAAAAAGACTGCCGTATCCTCGACAGTGCCGGTATGACCTTGGAAGCGGTCATCGCCGCCATGGAAGAAGGGGAAGGCCAGGGCTGGATGACTGTCCGCCTGCATACGGGCGACCCGTCGGTCTACGGTGCCATCCGCGAACAAATGGATATCCTCAGCCAGAAAGGCCTTGCCTATGACGTCGTGCCCGGCGTCAGCTCCTTCTGCGCCGCTGCCGCGTCCCTCCAGGCCGAATACACCCTGCCGGGCATCAGCCAGTCCGTCATCATTACCCGCATGGAAGGGCGGACGCCTGTGCCGGACAAGCAGAAAATCGCCGATTACGCTGCTCATCAGGCGACGATGGTCATTTTCCTCAGCGCGTCCCTCTTAGACGGACTCCAGGCCGAACTCCTGCGCGGCGGCTATCCCGCCGATACACCGGCGGCTATCGTCTATAAGGCTTCGTGGCCGGAAGAGCGGACCTATACCTGCACGGTCGGCACGTTGGCCGAAACGGCGCAGCGTGAAGGCATTTCCAAGACGGCTCTCATTGTCGTAGGACAGGTCCTGGGCCAGGCTTATGACCGCAGCCTCTTGTATCATCCCGCCTTTACCCATGGCTGCCGCCAGGCCGCTCCGGACGAGCAGCAGTACGGCGACCATATCCAAGGGGAGACGGAATCATGA